One segment of Erigeron canadensis isolate Cc75 chromosome 2, C_canadensis_v1, whole genome shotgun sequence DNA contains the following:
- the LOC122586307 gene encoding probable rhamnogalacturonate lyase B isoform X2: MGLWTKFFTTVIKTIFGTCGKGDHQQGFRPMSYNGVRLWIQDHHVLLDNGIVQVTLSKPGGLVTGVRYNGLDNVLEVLNQEGNRGYWDVVWSALDDSGRKGVFEVISATSYKVIVETEEQVELSFSRPWDPCLRGKLAPINIDKRFVLLRGSSGFYTYAIYEHLGSAEWQGFSLGETRIAFKLRKDRFHYMAVADDRRRYMPLPDDRLAGRAQPLAFQEAVSLVNPVVPEFRGEVDDKYQYTCENKDLMVHGWISNDPPVGFWQIIPSNEFRTGGPLKQNLCSHVGPTCLAVFVGAHYAGDDLVPKFAQGEPWKKVFGPVFIYLNSTMCGEDPITLWDDAKRQMMVEVSSWPYSFPASEDFPKSHDRGNCRGRLLVRDRYLYNDDILANGAYIGLAPRGDVGSWQRECKDYQFWTEANCSGEFSIKNVRCGEYNLYAWVPGFLGDYQFHAPLTIIPGCDINLGDLIYEPPRDGPTLWEIGIPDRSAAEFHVPEPNPNYVNQLFVNNPKRRKEDNSYEGTTWQIKFRLENVRYAAIYKLRIALAGAALAEVQIRVNDPNKPRPLFTTGLIGRDNAIARHGIHGLYWLYNIDISGTLLIEGENTIYLKQPRNQSPFQGIMYDYIRLEGPPN; the protein is encoded by the exons ATGGGACTCTGGACAAAATTTTTCACAACGGTCATCAAAACAATCTTCGGCACATGTGGAAAag GGGATCATCAACAAGGATTTAGGCCAATGTCATATAATGGCGTGCGATTGTGGATTCAAGATCACCAT GTACTGCTTGATAATGGTATTGTGCAAGTGACATTATCGAAACCAGGTGGACTTGTCACGGGGGTCAGATACAATGGCCTTGACAACGTTCTGGAGGTTCTTAATCAGGAAGGTAATAGAGG GTACTGGGACGTTGTGTGGAGTGCTCTAGATGACTCAGGAAGAAAAGGAGTATTTGAAGT GATCAGTGCAACAAGCTATAAGGTTATAGTGGAAACAGAGGAACAAGTAGAGCTGTCCTTTTCAAGACCTTGGGATCCTTGTCTTCGGGGAAAACTTGCTCCTATAAATATAGATAAGAG ATTTGTTCTGCTTCGTGGCTCCTCTGGCTTCTACACTTATGCTATTTATGAACACTTGGGTTCTGCAGAATGGCAAGGTTTCAGCCTCGGTGAAACACGGATCGCATTCAAACTCAGAAAAGATAG GTTTCACTACATGGCAGTGGCTGATGATAGAAGAAGATACATGCCCCTGCCAGATGATCGGTTAGCAGGAAGAGCCCAACCTCTTGCTTTTCAGGAAGCTGTATCACTAGTCAACCCAGTTGTGCCTGAATTTAGAGGGGAG GTGGATGACAAGTATCAGTATACTTGCGAGAATAAAGATCTCATGGTACATGGGTGGATATCAAATGACCCTCCAGTTGGATTTTGGCAAATTATACCGAGCAACGAGTTCCGTACTGGCGGGCCTCTTAAGCAAAACCTTTGTTCCCATGTTGGTCCCACTTGCTTAGCT GTTTTTGTTGGTGCTCATTATGCTGGGGATGATCTAGTCCCAAAATTTGCACAGGGTGAACCATGGAAAAAGGTCTTTGGGCCGGTATTTATTTATCTGAATTCAACTATGTGCGGGGAAGATCCTATAACACTTTGGGATGATGCAAAAAGACAG ATGATGGTTGAGGTCAGTAGTTGGCCTTATAGCTTTCCAGCGTCTGAGGATTTTCCAAAATCACATGACCGAGGAAATTGCAGAGGCAGATTACTTGTTCGGGACAG ATACCTCTACAATGATGACATCCTTGCAAATGGTGCATATATTGGGTTGGCGCCACGAGGAGATGTTGGATCATGGCAAAGAGAATGCAAG GACTATCAATTCTGGACAGAAGCAAATTGCTCTGGAGAGTTCTCCATTAAAAATGTAAGATGCGGAGAATATAATTTGTATGCTTGGGTCCCTGGATTCCTGGGGGACTACCAATTTCATGCTCCACTCACCATCATTCCAG GCTGTGATATTAATTTGGGTGATCTTATATATGAGCCTCCAAGAGATGGTCCGACTTTGTGGGAAATAGGGATCCCAGACCGATCTGCTGCAGAGTTTCATGTCCCAGAGCCTAACCCCAATTACGTGAACCAACTTTTTGTCAATAATCCCAAGAG GAGAAAAGAAGACAATTCGTATGAAGGAACTACATGGCAGATAAAGTTCCGACTTGAAAATGTCCGGTATGCTGCTATTTATAAGTTACGAATAGCACTTGCTGGTGCAGCTCTTGCAGAAGTACAG ATTCGGGTAAATGATCCAAACAAACCACGTCCACTATTTACAACAGGACTGATAGGACGGGACAATGCAATCGCGAGACATGGGATTCATGGGCTATATTGGCTATACAACATAGACATTTCAGGCACTTTACTCATTGAAGGAGAAAACACTATATATCTTAAACAACCCAGGAACCAAAGCCCCTTTCAAGGTATTATGTATGATTACATACGCTTGGAAGGACCCCCTAATTAG
- the LOC122586307 gene encoding probable rhamnogalacturonate lyase B isoform X3, translating into MGLWTKFFTTVIKTIFGTCGKGDHQQGFRPMSYNGVRLWIQDHHVLLDNGIVQVTLSKPGGLVTGVRYNGLDNVLEVLNQEGNRGYWDVVWSALDDSGRKGVFEVISATSYKVIVETEEQVELSFSRPWDPCLRGKLAPINIDKRFVLLRGSSGFYTYAIYEHLGSAEWQGFSLGETRIAFKLRKDRFHYMAVADDRRRYMPLPDDRLAGRAQPLAFQEAVSLVNPVVPEFRGEVDDKYQYTCENKDLMVHGWISNDPPVGFWQIIPSNEFRTGGPLKQNLCSHVGPTCLAVFVGAHYAGDDLVPKFAQGEPWKKVFGPVFIYLNSTMCGEDPITLWDDAKRQMMVEVSSWPYSFPASEDFPKSHDRGNCRGRLLVRDRYLYNDDILANGAYIGLAPRGDVGSWQRECKDYQFWTEANCSGEFSIKNVRCGEYNLYAWVPGFLGDYQFHAPLTIIPGCDINLGDLIYEPPRDGPTLWEIGIPDRSAAEFHVPEPNPNYVNQLFVNNPKSNFRQYGLWERYGELYPYGDLVYTVGESDYRKDWFYAQVPSS; encoded by the exons ATGGGACTCTGGACAAAATTTTTCACAACGGTCATCAAAACAATCTTCGGCACATGTGGAAAag GGGATCATCAACAAGGATTTAGGCCAATGTCATATAATGGCGTGCGATTGTGGATTCAAGATCACCAT GTACTGCTTGATAATGGTATTGTGCAAGTGACATTATCGAAACCAGGTGGACTTGTCACGGGGGTCAGATACAATGGCCTTGACAACGTTCTGGAGGTTCTTAATCAGGAAGGTAATAGAGG GTACTGGGACGTTGTGTGGAGTGCTCTAGATGACTCAGGAAGAAAAGGAGTATTTGAAGT GATCAGTGCAACAAGCTATAAGGTTATAGTGGAAACAGAGGAACAAGTAGAGCTGTCCTTTTCAAGACCTTGGGATCCTTGTCTTCGGGGAAAACTTGCTCCTATAAATATAGATAAGAG ATTTGTTCTGCTTCGTGGCTCCTCTGGCTTCTACACTTATGCTATTTATGAACACTTGGGTTCTGCAGAATGGCAAGGTTTCAGCCTCGGTGAAACACGGATCGCATTCAAACTCAGAAAAGATAG GTTTCACTACATGGCAGTGGCTGATGATAGAAGAAGATACATGCCCCTGCCAGATGATCGGTTAGCAGGAAGAGCCCAACCTCTTGCTTTTCAGGAAGCTGTATCACTAGTCAACCCAGTTGTGCCTGAATTTAGAGGGGAG GTGGATGACAAGTATCAGTATACTTGCGAGAATAAAGATCTCATGGTACATGGGTGGATATCAAATGACCCTCCAGTTGGATTTTGGCAAATTATACCGAGCAACGAGTTCCGTACTGGCGGGCCTCTTAAGCAAAACCTTTGTTCCCATGTTGGTCCCACTTGCTTAGCT GTTTTTGTTGGTGCTCATTATGCTGGGGATGATCTAGTCCCAAAATTTGCACAGGGTGAACCATGGAAAAAGGTCTTTGGGCCGGTATTTATTTATCTGAATTCAACTATGTGCGGGGAAGATCCTATAACACTTTGGGATGATGCAAAAAGACAG ATGATGGTTGAGGTCAGTAGTTGGCCTTATAGCTTTCCAGCGTCTGAGGATTTTCCAAAATCACATGACCGAGGAAATTGCAGAGGCAGATTACTTGTTCGGGACAG ATACCTCTACAATGATGACATCCTTGCAAATGGTGCATATATTGGGTTGGCGCCACGAGGAGATGTTGGATCATGGCAAAGAGAATGCAAG GACTATCAATTCTGGACAGAAGCAAATTGCTCTGGAGAGTTCTCCATTAAAAATGTAAGATGCGGAGAATATAATTTGTATGCTTGGGTCCCTGGATTCCTGGGGGACTACCAATTTCATGCTCCACTCACCATCATTCCAG GCTGTGATATTAATTTGGGTGATCTTATATATGAGCCTCCAAGAGATGGTCCGACTTTGTGGGAAATAGGGATCCCAGACCGATCTGCTGCAGAGTTTCATGTCCCAGAGCCTAACCCCAATTACGTGAACCAACTTTTTGTCAATAATCCCAAGAG CAACTTTAGGCAGTATGGCCTATGGGAAAGATATGGAGAGTTGTATCCTTATGGCGACTTGGTGTACACGGTTGGAGAGAGTGATTATCGCAAAGATTGGTTCTATGCTCAAGTTCCAAG TTCTTGA
- the LOC122586307 gene encoding rhamnogalacturonate lyase B-like isoform X1 yields MGLWTKFFTTVIKTIFGTCGKGDHQQGFRPMSYNGVRLWIQDHHVLLDNGIVQVTLSKPGGLVTGVRYNGLDNVLEVLNQEGNRGYWDVVWSALDDSGRKGVFEVISATSYKVIVETEEQVELSFSRPWDPCLRGKLAPINIDKRFVLLRGSSGFYTYAIYEHLGSAEWQGFSLGETRIAFKLRKDRFHYMAVADDRRRYMPLPDDRLAGRAQPLAFQEAVSLVNPVVPEFRGEVDDKYQYTCENKDLMVHGWISNDPPVGFWQIIPSNEFRTGGPLKQNLCSHVGPTCLAVFVGAHYAGDDLVPKFAQGEPWKKVFGPVFIYLNSTMCGEDPITLWDDAKRQMMVEVSSWPYSFPASEDFPKSHDRGNCRGRLLVRDRYLYNDDILANGAYIGLAPRGDVGSWQRECKDYQFWTEANCSGEFSIKNVRCGEYNLYAWVPGFLGDYQFHAPLTIIPGCDINLGDLIYEPPRDGPTLWEIGIPDRSAAEFHVPEPNPNYVNQLFVNNPKSNFRQYGLWERYGELYPYGDLVYTVGESDYRKDWFYAQVPRRKEDNSYEGTTWQIKFRLENVRYAAIYKLRIALAGAALAEVQIRVNDPNKPRPLFTTGLIGRDNAIARHGIHGLYWLYNIDISGTLLIEGENTIYLKQPRNQSPFQGIMYDYIRLEGPPN; encoded by the exons ATGGGACTCTGGACAAAATTTTTCACAACGGTCATCAAAACAATCTTCGGCACATGTGGAAAag GGGATCATCAACAAGGATTTAGGCCAATGTCATATAATGGCGTGCGATTGTGGATTCAAGATCACCAT GTACTGCTTGATAATGGTATTGTGCAAGTGACATTATCGAAACCAGGTGGACTTGTCACGGGGGTCAGATACAATGGCCTTGACAACGTTCTGGAGGTTCTTAATCAGGAAGGTAATAGAGG GTACTGGGACGTTGTGTGGAGTGCTCTAGATGACTCAGGAAGAAAAGGAGTATTTGAAGT GATCAGTGCAACAAGCTATAAGGTTATAGTGGAAACAGAGGAACAAGTAGAGCTGTCCTTTTCAAGACCTTGGGATCCTTGTCTTCGGGGAAAACTTGCTCCTATAAATATAGATAAGAG ATTTGTTCTGCTTCGTGGCTCCTCTGGCTTCTACACTTATGCTATTTATGAACACTTGGGTTCTGCAGAATGGCAAGGTTTCAGCCTCGGTGAAACACGGATCGCATTCAAACTCAGAAAAGATAG GTTTCACTACATGGCAGTGGCTGATGATAGAAGAAGATACATGCCCCTGCCAGATGATCGGTTAGCAGGAAGAGCCCAACCTCTTGCTTTTCAGGAAGCTGTATCACTAGTCAACCCAGTTGTGCCTGAATTTAGAGGGGAG GTGGATGACAAGTATCAGTATACTTGCGAGAATAAAGATCTCATGGTACATGGGTGGATATCAAATGACCCTCCAGTTGGATTTTGGCAAATTATACCGAGCAACGAGTTCCGTACTGGCGGGCCTCTTAAGCAAAACCTTTGTTCCCATGTTGGTCCCACTTGCTTAGCT GTTTTTGTTGGTGCTCATTATGCTGGGGATGATCTAGTCCCAAAATTTGCACAGGGTGAACCATGGAAAAAGGTCTTTGGGCCGGTATTTATTTATCTGAATTCAACTATGTGCGGGGAAGATCCTATAACACTTTGGGATGATGCAAAAAGACAG ATGATGGTTGAGGTCAGTAGTTGGCCTTATAGCTTTCCAGCGTCTGAGGATTTTCCAAAATCACATGACCGAGGAAATTGCAGAGGCAGATTACTTGTTCGGGACAG ATACCTCTACAATGATGACATCCTTGCAAATGGTGCATATATTGGGTTGGCGCCACGAGGAGATGTTGGATCATGGCAAAGAGAATGCAAG GACTATCAATTCTGGACAGAAGCAAATTGCTCTGGAGAGTTCTCCATTAAAAATGTAAGATGCGGAGAATATAATTTGTATGCTTGGGTCCCTGGATTCCTGGGGGACTACCAATTTCATGCTCCACTCACCATCATTCCAG GCTGTGATATTAATTTGGGTGATCTTATATATGAGCCTCCAAGAGATGGTCCGACTTTGTGGGAAATAGGGATCCCAGACCGATCTGCTGCAGAGTTTCATGTCCCAGAGCCTAACCCCAATTACGTGAACCAACTTTTTGTCAATAATCCCAAGAG CAACTTTAGGCAGTATGGCCTATGGGAAAGATATGGAGAGTTGTATCCTTATGGCGACTTGGTGTACACGGTTGGAGAGAGTGATTATCGCAAAGATTGGTTCTATGCTCAAGTTCCAAG GAGAAAAGAAGACAATTCGTATGAAGGAACTACATGGCAGATAAAGTTCCGACTTGAAAATGTCCGGTATGCTGCTATTTATAAGTTACGAATAGCACTTGCTGGTGCAGCTCTTGCAGAAGTACAG ATTCGGGTAAATGATCCAAACAAACCACGTCCACTATTTACAACAGGACTGATAGGACGGGACAATGCAATCGCGAGACATGGGATTCATGGGCTATATTGGCTATACAACATAGACATTTCAGGCACTTTACTCATTGAAGGAGAAAACACTATATATCTTAAACAACCCAGGAACCAAAGCCCCTTTCAAGGTATTATGTATGATTACATACGCTTGGAAGGACCCCCTAATTAG